The following coding sequences are from one Macaca nemestrina isolate mMacNem1 chromosome 1, mMacNem.hap1, whole genome shotgun sequence window:
- the LOC105478527 gene encoding left-right determination factor 1 isoform X2, which translates to MRPLWLCWALWVLPLAGPGSALTGEQLLSSLLQQLQLSEAPVLDRADMEELVIPAHVRAQYVTLLQRSHGDRSRGKRFSQSFQEVAGRFLASEATLHRHGRLSPRSARARVTVEWLRVRDDGSNRTSLIDSRLVSVHESGWKVFDVTEAVNFWQQLSRPRQPLLLQVSVQREHPGPLASGAHELVRFASQGAPAGLGEPQLELHTLDLGDYGAQGDCDPEAPVTEGTRCCRQEMYIDLQGMKWADNWVLEPPGFLAYECVGTCQQPPEALAFKWPFLGPRQCIASETASLPMIVSIKEGGRTRPQVVSLPNMRVQKCSCASDGALVPRGLQP; encoded by the exons ATGCGACCCTTGTGGCTCTGCTGGGCACTCTGGGTGCTGCCCCTGGCCGGCCCCGGGTCGGCCCTGACTGGGGAGCAGCTCCTGAGCAGCCTGCTGCAGCAGCTGCAGCTCAGCGAGGCACCGGTACTGGACAGGGCCGACATGGAGGAGCTGGTCATCCCCGCCCACGTGAGGGCCCAATACGTGACCCTGCTGCAGCGCAGCCACGGGGACCGCTCCCGCGGCAAGAGGTTCAGCCAGAGCTTCCAAG AGGTGGCCGGCAGGTTCCTGGCGTCGGAG GCCACGCTGCACAGGCACGGGCGGCTGTCCCCGCGCAGCGCCCGGGCCCGGGTGACCGTCGAGTGGCTTCGCGTCCGCGACGACGGCTCCAACCGCACTTCTCTCATCGACTCCAG GCTGGTGTCCGTCCACGAGAGCGGCTGGAAGGTCTTCGACGTGACCGAGGCCGTGAACTTCTGGCAGCAGCTGAGCCGGCCCCGGCAGCCGCTGCTGCTACAGGTGTCGGTGCAGAGGGAGCATCCGGGCCCACTGGCGTCCGGCGCCCACGAGCTGGTCCGCTTTGCCTCGCAGGGGGCGCCGGCCGGGCTTGGGGAGCCCCAGCTGGAGCTGCACACCCTGGACCTCGGAGACTACGG AGCTCAGGGCGACTGTGACCCTGAAGCACCAGTGACCGAGGGCACCCGTTGCTGCCGCCAGGAGATGTACATTGACCTGCAGGGGATGAAGTGGGCCGATAACTGGGTGCTGGAGCCCCCGGGCTTCCTGGCTTATGAGTGTGTGGGCACCTGCCAGCAGCCCCCGGAGGCCCTGGCCTTCAAGTGGCCGTTTCTGGGGCCACGACAGTGCATCGCCTCGGAGACTGCCTCGCTGCCCATGATCGTCAGCATCAAGGAGGGAGGCAGGACCAGGCCCCAGGTggtcagcctgcccaacatgagGGTGCAGAAGTGCAGCTGTGCCTCAGATGGGGCACTCGTGCCAAGGGGACTCCAGCCGTAG
- the LOC105478527 gene encoding left-right determination factor 1 isoform X1 has translation MRPLWLCWALWVLPLAGPGSALTGEQLLSSLLQQLQLSEAPVLDRADMEELVIPAHVRAQYVTLLQRSHGDRSRGKRFSQSFQEVAGRFLASEASTHLLVFGMEQRLPPNSELVQAILRLFQEPVPKATLHRHGRLSPRSARARVTVEWLRVRDDGSNRTSLIDSRLVSVHESGWKVFDVTEAVNFWQQLSRPRQPLLLQVSVQREHPGPLASGAHELVRFASQGAPAGLGEPQLELHTLDLGDYGAQGDCDPEAPVTEGTRCCRQEMYIDLQGMKWADNWVLEPPGFLAYECVGTCQQPPEALAFKWPFLGPRQCIASETASLPMIVSIKEGGRTRPQVVSLPNMRVQKCSCASDGALVPRGLQP, from the exons ATGCGACCCTTGTGGCTCTGCTGGGCACTCTGGGTGCTGCCCCTGGCCGGCCCCGGGTCGGCCCTGACTGGGGAGCAGCTCCTGAGCAGCCTGCTGCAGCAGCTGCAGCTCAGCGAGGCACCGGTACTGGACAGGGCCGACATGGAGGAGCTGGTCATCCCCGCCCACGTGAGGGCCCAATACGTGACCCTGCTGCAGCGCAGCCACGGGGACCGCTCCCGCGGCAAGAGGTTCAGCCAGAGCTTCCAAG AGGTGGCCGGCAGGTTCCTGGCGTCGGAGGCCAGCACCCACCTGCTGGTGTTCGGCATGGAGCAGCGGCTGCCGCCCAACAGCGAGCTGGTGCAGGCCATACTGCGGCTCTTCCAGGAGCCGGTCCCCAAGGCCACGCTGCACAGGCACGGGCGGCTGTCCCCGCGCAGCGCCCGGGCCCGGGTGACCGTCGAGTGGCTTCGCGTCCGCGACGACGGCTCCAACCGCACTTCTCTCATCGACTCCAG GCTGGTGTCCGTCCACGAGAGCGGCTGGAAGGTCTTCGACGTGACCGAGGCCGTGAACTTCTGGCAGCAGCTGAGCCGGCCCCGGCAGCCGCTGCTGCTACAGGTGTCGGTGCAGAGGGAGCATCCGGGCCCACTGGCGTCCGGCGCCCACGAGCTGGTCCGCTTTGCCTCGCAGGGGGCGCCGGCCGGGCTTGGGGAGCCCCAGCTGGAGCTGCACACCCTGGACCTCGGAGACTACGG AGCTCAGGGCGACTGTGACCCTGAAGCACCAGTGACCGAGGGCACCCGTTGCTGCCGCCAGGAGATGTACATTGACCTGCAGGGGATGAAGTGGGCCGATAACTGGGTGCTGGAGCCCCCGGGCTTCCTGGCTTATGAGTGTGTGGGCACCTGCCAGCAGCCCCCGGAGGCCCTGGCCTTCAAGTGGCCGTTTCTGGGGCCACGACAGTGCATCGCCTCGGAGACTGCCTCGCTGCCCATGATCGTCAGCATCAAGGAGGGAGGCAGGACCAGGCCCCAGGTggtcagcctgcccaacatgagGGTGCAGAAGTGCAGCTGTGCCTCAGATGGGGCACTCGTGCCAAGGGGACTCCAGCCGTAG